Genomic window (Candidatus Beckwithbacteria bacterium):
ATTCTCATATCTTCAGAGCAAATACGACGGAGAGTGGAAGAATTAGGAAAACAAATCTCACATGATTATGCAGGTAAAAATCCTATATTTTTATGCACATTAAAGGGAGGATTTATTTTTTTTGCCGATTTAGTAAGAAATTTAGATCTACAGATTTTAGGAAAGTTTGAAATTGGTTTTTTAAGAGCTAGTAGCTATGTTGGTCAAACTTCAACCCAAGAATTAAAACTAATTCCAACGTTTGACCTAACAATTTTAAAGGATAGGGATATTATAATAGCTGAAGATTTGATTGATTCTGGTTTTTCTGCTGAAACATTAATAAAAATGGCAAGAGAAGATTGGCAAACTCAAAGTGTTGAAATGATAGTCTTATTATTCAAACTTACTGGTAGAAATGCAAATGGGCTTAGACCAAGATATATTGGTTACGAAATTCCCGATTTTTGGGTTTTTGGCGTCGGCCCAGATGATGGAGGACTAACTCCTGGAGATACTAGTCGTTGTTTTCCAGACATTAGATATTATCCTAGCTAAAAATGCTATAATATACCTGTTTCTATGGATAGCGACTTCTTGCAAGAGTCAGTGCTTCTTTTTGTAAGCCTTTTCCCAAAAGATTTCCGTTAGACTGAAACACAGGGAGTAGAGAAACTGTATCTAAGATTTTCTCTACCTCTAAGGAGGTGAATATTTGTGGCAAATAACCGATTATATGTAGGCAATCTACCATATTCAGTAACCAGCGAACAGCTCCAAAGCATGTTTGCAGAATATGGTGAAATCACTAGTGCTTACGTCATTATTGATAAACGTTTTAACCGATCTAAAGGTTTTGGTTTTGTAGAATTCGCAGCTGAAGATGCTGCTACTGCAGCTATCGAAGCTATGAACGGAAAAGAAATTGATGGTAGAGCTTTAGTTGTTAATGTGGCTCGTCCTATGGAACCCCGCCCAGGGTTTCAAAATCGACCCAGACAATAAAGT
Coding sequences:
- a CDS encoding hypoxanthine phosphoribosyltransferase: MATPEQQADTIPSLSEIIPPHSEILISSEQIRRRVEELGKQISHDYAGKNPIFLCTLKGGFIFFADLVRNLDLQILGKFEIGFLRASSYVGQTSTQELKLIPTFDLTILKDRDIIIAEDLIDSGFSAETLIKMAREDWQTQSVEMIVLLFKLTGRNANGLRPRYIGYEIPDFWVFGVGPDDGGLTPGDTSRCFPDIRYYPS
- a CDS encoding RNA-binding protein → MANNRLYVGNLPYSVTSEQLQSMFAEYGEITSAYVIIDKRFNRSKGFGFVEFAAEDAATAAIEAMNGKEIDGRALVVNVARPMEPRPGFQNRPRQ